The proteins below are encoded in one region of Stenotrophomonas bentonitica:
- the glmU gene encoding bifunctional UDP-N-acetylglucosamine diphosphorylase/glucosamine-1-phosphate N-acetyltransferase GlmU has product MTHALHVIILAAGAGKRMKSDLPKVLQPIAGRPMLAHVIDTARQLQPDAIHVVYGHGGEAVRAAFADQPDLQWAEQREQLGTGHAVQQAMPQVPDAAKVLVLYGDVPLIRLDTLQHLLSQPGRLAVLVADMPNPTGYGRIVRNAEGKVGAIVEQKDANEEQLAIRTINTGIITADAIALRTWLSQLSNSNAQGEYYLTDVFASAAADYTPADMAFVADAQEAEGANDPWQLSQLERAWQLREVRALCAQGARVIDPARVDIRGTVTVGRDVQIDVSVILEGSVELGDGVSIGPFTRLKDVKLAAGTVVKPHCDLEGVVSEGAADIGPFARLRPGTVLAEGAHVGNFVETKKIHLGAGSKANHLTYLGDAVIGSKVNIGAGTITCNYDGVNKSQTTIGDNAFIGSNSSLVAPVTIGERATIAAGSVITRNAPPGELTVARARQQTIEGWHRPVKK; this is encoded by the coding sequence ATGACCCACGCCCTGCACGTCATCATCCTCGCCGCCGGCGCTGGCAAGCGCATGAAGTCCGACCTGCCCAAGGTCCTGCAGCCGATCGCCGGCCGCCCGATGCTGGCGCATGTGATCGACACCGCGCGGCAGCTGCAGCCCGACGCCATCCACGTGGTGTATGGCCACGGCGGCGAAGCGGTACGCGCCGCCTTCGCCGACCAGCCGGACCTGCAGTGGGCCGAGCAGCGCGAGCAGCTCGGTACCGGCCATGCCGTGCAGCAGGCCATGCCGCAGGTGCCCGACGCGGCCAAGGTGCTGGTGCTGTACGGCGACGTGCCGCTGATCCGGCTCGATACCCTGCAGCACCTGCTCTCGCAGCCGGGCCGGCTGGCGGTGCTGGTGGCGGACATGCCCAATCCCACCGGCTACGGCCGCATCGTACGCAATGCCGAGGGCAAGGTCGGCGCGATCGTGGAGCAGAAGGACGCCAACGAAGAACAGCTGGCAATCCGCACCATCAACACCGGCATCATCACCGCCGACGCGATCGCGCTGCGCACCTGGTTGTCGCAGCTGTCCAACAGCAATGCGCAGGGCGAGTACTACCTGACTGATGTGTTTGCATCGGCCGCTGCCGACTACACCCCGGCCGACATGGCGTTCGTGGCCGACGCGCAGGAAGCCGAAGGCGCCAACGATCCGTGGCAGCTGTCCCAGCTGGAGCGGGCCTGGCAGCTGCGCGAAGTGCGTGCGCTGTGCGCGCAGGGCGCGCGCGTGATCGACCCGGCGCGGGTGGACATCCGTGGCACGGTCACGGTCGGTCGCGACGTGCAGATCGACGTCAGCGTGATCCTGGAAGGTTCGGTTGAACTGGGCGACGGTGTCAGCATCGGGCCGTTTACCCGCCTCAAGGACGTGAAGCTCGCCGCCGGCACCGTGGTCAAGCCGCACTGCGACCTGGAAGGCGTGGTCAGCGAAGGCGCGGCAGACATCGGCCCGTTCGCACGCCTGCGCCCGGGTACGGTGCTGGCCGAAGGCGCGCACGTGGGCAACTTCGTGGAGACCAAGAAAATCCACCTGGGTGCAGGCAGCAAGGCCAACCACCTCACCTACCTGGGCGATGCGGTGATCGGCAGCAAGGTCAACATCGGTGCAGGTACGATCACCTGCAACTACGACGGCGTGAACAAGTCGCAGACCACCATCGGCGACAACGCGTTCATCGGGTCGAACAGCTCGCTGGTGGCGCCGGTGACGATCGGTGAGCGGGCGACCATCGCCGCCGGTTCGGTGATCACCCGCAATGCGCCCCCGGGCGAATTGACCGTGGCGCGTGCGCGCCAGCAGACCATCGAAGGCTGGCATCGCCCGGTGAAGAAGTAA
- a CDS encoding F0F1 ATP synthase subunit epsilon: MSTIRCDIVSAEQEIFRGEATLVVATGELGELGIAPKHAPLITRLKPGKVVVTTPNGEQLDFAISGGILEVQPQVVTVLADTAIRAQDIDETAVRKAKEEAERILANRGEAMEVAEAQQKLAEAVVQLQALERLRKTLKH, from the coding sequence ATGAGCACCATCCGTTGCGACATCGTCAGCGCCGAGCAGGAAATCTTCCGTGGTGAAGCGACTCTGGTCGTGGCTACGGGTGAGCTTGGCGAACTGGGCATCGCGCCCAAGCACGCCCCGCTGATCACCCGGCTCAAGCCGGGCAAGGTGGTGGTCACCACCCCGAATGGCGAACAGCTGGACTTCGCCATCTCCGGCGGCATCCTCGAGGTGCAGCCGCAGGTCGTGACCGTGCTGGCCGACACCGCGATCCGTGCGCAGGACATCGACGAAACCGCGGTCCGCAAGGCCAAGGAAGAAGCCGAACGCATCCTGGCCAACCGTGGCGAAGCGATGGAAGTGGCCGAAGCCCAGCAGAAGCTGGCCGAAGCCGTGGTCCAGCTGCAGGCGCTGGAGCGCCTGCGCAAGACCCTCAAGCACTGA
- the atpD gene encoding F0F1 ATP synthase subunit beta, translating into MSQGKIVQIIGAVVDVEFPRESVPKVYHALKVDNTEITLEVQQQLGDGVVRCIALGSTDGLKRNLVATNTERAISVPVGAGTLGRIMDVLGRPIDEAGPVTASDSWEIHREAPSYEDQSPATELLETGIKVIDLMCPFAKGGKVGLFGGAGVGKTVNMMELINNIAKAHSGLSVFAGVGERTREGNDFYHEMKDSNVLDKVAMVYGQMNEPPGNRLRVALTGLTMAEYFRDEKDENGKGKDVLLFVDNIYRYTLAGTEVSALLGRMPSAVGYQPTLAEEMGVLQERITSTKNGSITSIQAVYVPADDLTDPSPATTFAHLDSTVTLSRSIASLGIYPAVDPLDSTSRQMDPLVIGHEHYDTAQRVQQTLQKYKELKDIIAILGMDELSEEDKQAVSRARKIERFFSQPFHVAEVFTGSPGKYVSLKDTIRGFKAIVDGEYDHLPEQAFYMVGSIEEAVEKAKKMAEKA; encoded by the coding sequence ATGAGTCAGGGCAAGATCGTTCAGATCATCGGCGCCGTCGTCGACGTGGAATTCCCCCGCGAGTCGGTGCCGAAGGTGTACCACGCGCTGAAGGTGGACAACACCGAAATCACGCTGGAAGTGCAGCAGCAGCTGGGCGACGGCGTGGTCCGTTGCATCGCGCTGGGCTCCACCGACGGCCTGAAGCGCAACCTGGTGGCCACCAACACCGAACGCGCCATCTCGGTGCCGGTCGGTGCAGGCACCCTGGGCCGCATCATGGACGTGCTGGGCCGTCCGATCGACGAAGCCGGTCCGGTGACCGCCAGCGACAGCTGGGAAATCCACCGTGAAGCCCCGTCGTACGAAGACCAGTCCCCGGCCACCGAGCTGCTGGAAACCGGCATCAAGGTCATCGACCTGATGTGCCCGTTCGCCAAGGGCGGCAAGGTCGGCCTGTTCGGCGGCGCCGGCGTCGGCAAGACCGTCAACATGATGGAACTGATCAACAACATCGCCAAGGCGCACAGCGGTCTGTCCGTGTTCGCCGGCGTGGGTGAGCGTACCCGTGAGGGCAACGACTTCTACCACGAGATGAAGGACTCCAACGTCCTGGACAAGGTCGCGATGGTGTACGGCCAGATGAACGAGCCGCCGGGCAACCGTCTGCGCGTTGCACTGACCGGCCTGACCATGGCCGAGTACTTCCGCGACGAGAAGGACGAAAACGGCAAGGGCAAGGACGTGCTGCTGTTCGTCGACAACATCTACCGCTACACCCTGGCCGGTACCGAAGTGTCGGCACTGCTGGGCCGCATGCCGTCGGCCGTGGGTTACCAGCCGACCCTGGCCGAGGAAATGGGCGTCCTGCAGGAGCGCATCACCTCGACCAAGAACGGCTCGATCACCTCGATCCAGGCCGTGTACGTGCCCGCCGATGACTTGACCGACCCGTCGCCGGCGACCACCTTCGCCCACCTTGACTCGACCGTGACCCTGTCGCGTTCGATCGCCTCGCTGGGTATCTACCCGGCAGTCGATCCGCTGGACTCCACCAGCCGCCAGATGGACCCGCTGGTCATCGGCCACGAGCATTACGACACCGCCCAGCGCGTCCAGCAGACCCTGCAGAAGTACAAGGAACTGAAGGACATCATCGCCATCCTGGGCATGGACGAACTGTCCGAAGAAGACAAGCAGGCCGTGTCGCGCGCCCGCAAGATCGAGCGCTTCTTCAGCCAGCCGTTCCACGTGGCCGAAGTGTTCACCGGCTCGCCGGGCAAGTACGTCTCGCTGAAGGACACCATCCGCGGCTTCAAGGCCATCGTCGACGGCGAATACGACCACCTGCCGGAGCAGGCGTTCTACATGGTCGGCAGCATCGAAGAAGCGGTCGAGAAGGCCAAGAAGATGGCTGAGAAGGCTTGA
- the atpG gene encoding F0F1 ATP synthase subunit gamma, whose protein sequence is MASGREIKTKIKSVQNTRKVTRALEMVSASKIRKAQDRMKTSRPYAQAMKQVIGHLAQASTDYQHPFLVQRDEVKRVGYIVISSDRGLAGGLNNNLFRKMLGEVRQYQEQGAEIDLVTIGQKASTFFRRVKVNMVGSVTHMGDVPHLEQLIGVIKVMLDAFTEGKVDRVYLVYNRFINTMVQKASFDQLLPLPAAEKQVAHHDWDYLYEPDAATVLEHVMTRYVESLVYQAVLENVASEHAARMVAMKSASDNANKLIGTLQLVYNKARQAAITQEISEIVGGAAAV, encoded by the coding sequence ATGGCAAGCGGTCGCGAAATCAAAACCAAGATCAAGAGCGTGCAGAACACCCGCAAGGTGACCCGCGCGCTGGAGATGGTGTCGGCCTCCAAGATCCGCAAGGCGCAGGATCGCATGAAGACCTCGCGTCCGTATGCGCAGGCGATGAAGCAGGTGATCGGTCACCTGGCCCAGGCCAGCACCGACTACCAGCATCCGTTCCTGGTCCAGCGCGACGAGGTCAAGCGGGTCGGCTACATCGTGATCTCGTCCGACCGCGGCCTGGCCGGCGGCCTCAACAACAACCTGTTCCGCAAGATGCTGGGCGAAGTCCGCCAGTACCAGGAACAGGGCGCCGAGATCGACCTGGTGACCATCGGCCAGAAGGCATCGACCTTCTTCCGCCGGGTCAAGGTCAACATGGTCGGCAGCGTCACCCACATGGGCGACGTGCCGCACCTGGAGCAGCTGATCGGCGTGATCAAGGTCATGCTCGACGCCTTCACCGAAGGCAAGGTCGACCGCGTGTACCTGGTCTACAACCGCTTCATCAACACGATGGTGCAGAAGGCCAGCTTCGACCAGCTGCTGCCGTTGCCGGCTGCCGAAAAGCAGGTCGCGCACCATGACTGGGACTACCTGTACGAACCCGACGCCGCCACCGTGCTCGAGCACGTGATGACGCGCTACGTGGAGTCGCTGGTGTACCAGGCCGTGCTGGAAAACGTGGCCTCCGAGCATGCCGCGCGCATGGTGGCGATGAAGTCGGCCAGTGACAACGCGAACAAGCTGATCGGAACCCTGCAGCTGGTCTACAACAAGGCCCGCCAGGCAGCGATCACCCAGGAAATCTCCGAAATCGTCGGCGGCGCGGCAGCAGTCTGA
- the atpA gene encoding F0F1 ATP synthase subunit alpha: protein MATTLNPSEISELIKNRIEKVKLAAESRNEGTVTSVSDGIVRIFGLADVMQGEMIELPNNTFALALNLERDSVGAVVLGGYEHLREGDVAKTTGRILEVPVGPEMLGRVVNALGEPIDGKGPIAAQLTAPVERVAPGVIWRKSVDQPVQTGYKSVDSMIPIGRGQRELVIGDRQTGKTALAIDAVINQKDTGIKCVYVAIGQKASTVANIVRKLEENGALAHTVVVAATASESAAMQYISAYSGCTMGEYFMDRGQDALIVYDDLSKQAVAYRQISLLLKRPPGREAYPGDVFYLHSRLLERAARVSEEYVEQFTKGEVKGQTGSLTALPIIETQAGDVSAFVPTNVISITDGQIFLETDLFNSGIRPAVNAGISVSRVGGAAQTKIIKKLSGGIRISLAQYRELAAFAQFASDLDEATRKQLERGQRVTELMKQKQYAPMSIANQALSIYAVNEGYLDDVPVAKLLGFEEGLHAHFANTQGELIGKVNATGGWDNDIEAAFKKGIAEFKTTGSW from the coding sequence ATGGCAACCACGCTCAACCCCTCCGAAATCAGCGAACTGATCAAGAACCGCATCGAGAAGGTCAAGCTGGCCGCGGAATCGCGCAACGAAGGCACCGTGACCAGCGTGTCCGACGGCATCGTGCGCATCTTCGGCCTGGCCGACGTGATGCAGGGCGAAATGATCGAACTGCCGAACAACACCTTCGCCCTGGCCCTGAACCTGGAGCGCGACTCGGTCGGCGCCGTGGTCCTGGGTGGCTATGAGCACCTGCGCGAAGGCGACGTGGCCAAGACCACCGGTCGCATCCTGGAAGTGCCGGTCGGTCCGGAAATGCTGGGTCGCGTGGTCAACGCGCTCGGCGAGCCGATCGACGGCAAGGGCCCGATCGCGGCCCAGCTGACCGCTCCGGTGGAGCGCGTTGCCCCGGGCGTGATCTGGCGCAAGTCGGTCGACCAGCCGGTGCAGACCGGTTACAAGTCGGTCGACTCCATGATCCCGATCGGCCGTGGCCAGCGCGAGCTGGTCATCGGTGACCGCCAGACCGGCAAGACCGCCCTGGCCATCGATGCGGTGATCAACCAGAAGGACACCGGCATCAAGTGCGTGTACGTCGCGATCGGCCAGAAGGCCTCGACCGTGGCCAACATCGTGCGCAAGCTGGAAGAAAACGGCGCGCTGGCCCACACCGTGGTCGTGGCCGCTACGGCTTCCGAATCGGCTGCCATGCAGTACATCAGCGCCTACTCGGGCTGCACCATGGGTGAGTACTTCATGGACCGCGGCCAGGACGCCCTGATCGTGTACGACGACCTGTCCAAGCAGGCCGTGGCCTACCGCCAGATCTCGCTGCTGCTGAAGCGTCCGCCGGGCCGTGAAGCCTACCCGGGTGACGTGTTCTACCTGCACTCGCGCCTGCTGGAACGTGCGGCCCGCGTCTCGGAAGAGTATGTGGAGCAGTTCACCAAGGGTGAAGTGAAGGGCCAGACCGGTTCGCTGACCGCGCTGCCGATCATCGAAACCCAGGCCGGCGACGTTTCGGCGTTCGTGCCGACCAACGTGATCTCGATCACCGACGGCCAGATCTTCCTGGAAACCGACCTGTTCAACTCGGGCATCCGCCCGGCCGTGAACGCCGGTATCTCGGTGTCGCGCGTCGGTGGTGCGGCCCAGACCAAGATCATCAAGAAGCTGTCGGGCGGCATCCGCATCTCGCTGGCCCAGTACCGCGAGCTGGCTGCGTTCGCGCAGTTCGCCTCGGACCTGGACGAAGCCACCCGCAAGCAGCTCGAGCGCGGTCAGCGCGTCACCGAGCTGATGAAGCAGAAGCAGTACGCCCCGATGTCGATCGCCAACCAGGCGCTGTCGATCTATGCCGTCAACGAGGGTTACCTCGACGACGTGCCGGTCGCCAAGCTGCTCGGGTTCGAAGAAGGCCTGCACGCCCACTTCGCCAACACCCAGGGCGAGCTGATCGGCAAGGTCAACGCCACCGGCGGTTGGGACAACGACATCGAAGCGGCCTTCAAGAAGGGCATCGCCGAGTTCAAGACCACCGGCAGCTGGTAA
- a CDS encoding F0F1 ATP synthase subunit delta, whose product MSQALTLARPYARAAFATARDEGTFAPWSDALAFSAHVAADPRVSALLSNPELDRGDAVALLAPESAGESFGRFLAILAEAHRLPLLPEIAGMYDQLRAEAEHVVKATVTSAAELSSTELDAIKAALRKRFGQDVEITTAIDASLIGGAVIDAGDVVIDGSLKGKLSRLQTALAN is encoded by the coding sequence ATGAGCCAGGCCCTCACGCTTGCACGCCCGTATGCTCGCGCCGCGTTCGCGACCGCGCGCGACGAAGGCACGTTCGCGCCGTGGTCGGACGCGCTTGCGTTCTCCGCCCACGTAGCCGCAGATCCGCGCGTGTCGGCCCTGCTGTCGAACCCGGAGCTGGACCGCGGCGATGCCGTCGCGTTGCTGGCGCCGGAATCGGCGGGCGAGTCGTTCGGTCGCTTCCTGGCCATCCTGGCCGAAGCGCACCGGCTGCCGCTGCTGCCGGAAATCGCAGGCATGTACGACCAGCTCCGCGCTGAAGCCGAACACGTGGTCAAGGCCACCGTGACCTCGGCCGCCGAGCTGTCCTCCACTGAGCTGGACGCCATCAAGGCCGCGCTGCGCAAGCGCTTCGGCCAAGACGTGGAGATCACCACCGCGATCGATGCTTCGCTGATCGGCGGTGCGGTGATCGACGCAGGCGACGTGGTGATCGATGGCTCGCTCAAGGGCAAGCTGTCGCGCCTGCAGACCGCGCTCGCTAACTGA
- a CDS encoding F0F1 ATP synthase subunit B, whose amino-acid sequence MEIGFTLVAQALAFAGLIWIIATKIWPPLMNAIEERQQKIAEGLAAADRSQKDLAQAQEKVNEALKDARTKANEIIDQAHARANQIVDAAKNEAIVEANRQKELAHAEIEAAANRAREDLRKQVSVLAVTGAEKLLKREIDANAHKALLDELASEI is encoded by the coding sequence ATGGAAATCGGTTTTACCCTCGTTGCCCAGGCACTGGCGTTCGCCGGTCTGATCTGGATCATCGCGACCAAGATCTGGCCGCCGCTGATGAACGCCATCGAAGAGCGCCAGCAGAAGATCGCTGAAGGCCTCGCCGCTGCCGACCGCAGCCAGAAGGATCTGGCCCAGGCGCAGGAAAAGGTCAACGAAGCACTGAAGGACGCGCGCACCAAGGCCAACGAGATCATCGACCAGGCCCATGCCCGCGCCAACCAGATCGTTGACGCCGCCAAGAATGAAGCCATCGTCGAAGCGAACCGCCAGAAAGAACTGGCCCACGCCGAGATCGAGGCTGCCGCAAACCGTGCCCGCGAAGATCTGCGCAAGCAGGTGTCCGTGCTGGCCGTGACCGGTGCCGAAAAGCTGCTCAAGCGCGAAATCGACGCCAACGCCCACAAGGCGCTGCTCGACGAGCTGGCCTCGGAGATCTGA
- the atpE gene encoding F0F1 ATP synthase subunit C, which yields MYFAVLTNLAQVQSSTVLAVGIMIGLAALGAGLGLAIMAGKFLESAARQPELIPVLQVRMFITAGLIDAAFIISVAVGLLLAFANPTIAEFVARLPAVAG from the coding sequence ATGTACTTTGCCGTCCTGACCAACCTCGCCCAAGTCCAGAGCTCCACCGTCCTCGCCGTCGGCATCATGATCGGCCTGGCCGCGCTGGGTGCCGGTCTCGGTCTGGCCATCATGGCCGGTAAGTTCCTGGAATCGGCTGCCCGCCAGCCGGAACTGATCCCGGTGCTGCAGGTCCGCATGTTCATCACCGCCGGCCTGATCGACGCCGCGTTCATCATCTCGGTCGCCGTCGGCCTGCTGCTGGCCTTCGCCAACCCGACCATCGCTGAATTCGTTGCGCGTCTGCCGGCTGTCGCGGGCTGA
- the atpB gene encoding F0F1 ATP synthase subunit A — MAGEALTPTSYIQHHLHNLTFHMQEGGFWAIHVDTIVTSVALGLLMVFGFWLATRKATAGVPGKWQAFVEICLEFVDRQAKDTYHGTSKLVTPIAITIFFWILLMNLIKMIPADFIALPLEALGVPYWKPVPTADVNATLGMSISVFFLMLFFALRAKGLGGFTKEFLTAPFGKWMMPFNLILNIVEWLSKPISLAMRLFGNMFGGEIVFLLIWVLGSAGIMGALAGGAFGLGWMLFHLLVIPLQAFIFMMLSIVYLSLSEDAH, encoded by the coding sequence ATGGCAGGCGAGGCGCTTACACCCACCTCCTACATCCAACATCACCTGCACAACCTGACGTTCCATATGCAGGAAGGTGGTTTCTGGGCTATTCACGTCGACACCATTGTGACTTCGGTCGCGCTGGGTTTGTTGATGGTGTTTGGCTTCTGGCTGGCCACCCGCAAGGCGACCGCCGGCGTGCCGGGCAAGTGGCAGGCGTTCGTGGAGATCTGCCTCGAGTTCGTCGACCGCCAGGCCAAGGACACCTACCACGGCACCAGCAAGCTGGTGACCCCGATCGCAATCACGATCTTCTTCTGGATCCTCCTGATGAACCTCATCAAGATGATCCCGGCCGACTTCATCGCCCTGCCGCTGGAAGCGCTCGGCGTGCCGTACTGGAAGCCGGTCCCCACCGCCGACGTCAATGCCACCCTGGGCATGTCGATCAGCGTGTTCTTCCTGATGCTGTTCTTCGCGCTGCGTGCCAAGGGCCTGGGTGGCTTCACCAAGGAATTCCTGACCGCGCCGTTCGGCAAGTGGATGATGCCGTTCAACCTGATCCTCAACATCGTCGAGTGGCTGAGCAAGCCGATCTCGCTGGCGATGCGACTGTTCGGCAACATGTTCGGCGGCGAAATCGTGTTCCTGCTGATCTGGGTGCTGGGCAGTGCCGGCATCATGGGCGCCCTCGCGGGCGGTGCCTTCGGCCTCGGCTGGATGCTGTTCCACCTGCTGGTGATTCCGCTGCAGGCATTCATCTTCATGATGCTGTCGATCGTGTACCTGAGCCTGTCGGAAGACGCTCACTGA
- the lpdA gene encoding dihydrolipoyl dehydrogenase — MAAIEIKVPDIGDYSAVPVIELLVAVGDTVKKDQGLVTLESDKATLEVPSSAAGVVKEIKVKLGDTLSEGDVVVVLDAEGAAAAPAAPAAEAPKAAAPASKPPVTPSHRAPAEPAAPQPALSSGKPADIECQMVVLGAGPGGYTAAFRSADLGVDTVLIERYASLGGVCLNVGCIPSKALLHAAAVIDEVAHAGDFGVEFGAPTITLDKLRGYKEKVVTQLTKGLAGMAKQRKVRTVQGVATFVSANELEIVGDDGKTQLLRFQQCIIAAGSQAVKLPNFPWDDPRVMDSTDALELADVPGSLLVVGGGIIGLEMATVYAALGSKVTVVEFMDQLMPGADKDLVKPLADRLKKQGVEVHLKTKASGVSADAKGITVTFEAAAEGEKPGLEQGTFDRVLVAVGRSPNGRKIGAEKAGVGVTDRGFIPVDRQMRTNVPHIFAIGDIVGNPMLAHKATHEGKLAAEVASGEKKEWVARVIPSVAYTNPEIAWVGVTETEAKAQGLKVGVAKFPWAASGRAIGIGRTEGFTKLIFDEETHRIIGGAIVGVHAGDLLAEIGLAIEMGAEAEDIGHTIHAHPTLSESVAMAAEIYDGTITDLYIPKKK, encoded by the coding sequence ATGGCCGCTATTGAAATCAAGGTTCCCGACATTGGCGATTACAGCGCCGTCCCGGTGATCGAACTGCTGGTCGCGGTGGGCGACACGGTGAAGAAGGACCAGGGCCTGGTCACGCTGGAATCGGACAAGGCCACCCTGGAAGTGCCGTCTTCGGCCGCCGGCGTGGTCAAGGAAATCAAGGTCAAGCTCGGCGACACGCTGTCCGAGGGCGACGTGGTGGTGGTGCTGGACGCCGAAGGCGCCGCTGCCGCACCCGCTGCCCCGGCCGCCGAGGCGCCCAAGGCCGCCGCACCGGCCAGCAAGCCGCCGGTGACCCCGTCGCACCGCGCCCCGGCCGAACCGGCCGCGCCGCAGCCGGCGTTGTCCTCGGGCAAGCCGGCCGACATCGAATGCCAGATGGTGGTGCTGGGCGCCGGTCCGGGCGGTTACACCGCTGCGTTCCGCTCGGCCGACCTGGGCGTGGACACCGTGCTGATCGAACGTTACGCCAGCCTCGGCGGGGTCTGCCTCAACGTGGGCTGCATCCCGTCCAAGGCGCTGCTGCATGCCGCTGCGGTGATCGACGAAGTGGCCCACGCCGGCGACTTCGGGGTGGAGTTCGGCGCGCCGACCATCACCCTGGACAAGCTGCGTGGCTACAAGGAAAAGGTGGTCACCCAGCTGACCAAGGGCCTGGCCGGCATGGCCAAGCAGCGCAAGGTGCGCACCGTGCAGGGCGTGGCCACGTTCGTCTCGGCCAATGAGCTGGAGATCGTCGGCGACGACGGCAAGACCCAGCTGCTGCGGTTCCAGCAGTGCATCATCGCCGCCGGTTCGCAGGCGGTGAAGCTGCCGAACTTCCCGTGGGACGACCCGCGCGTGATGGACTCCACCGACGCGCTGGAACTGGCCGACGTGCCGGGTTCGCTGCTGGTCGTCGGTGGCGGCATCATCGGCCTGGAAATGGCCACCGTGTATGCCGCACTCGGCAGCAAGGTGACCGTGGTCGAGTTCATGGACCAGCTGATGCCGGGCGCCGACAAGGACCTGGTCAAGCCGCTGGCGGACCGCCTGAAGAAGCAGGGCGTCGAGGTCCACCTGAAGACCAAGGCATCGGGCGTCAGCGCCGATGCGAAGGGCATCACGGTGACCTTCGAAGCCGCAGCCGAAGGCGAGAAGCCGGGCCTGGAGCAGGGCACCTTCGACCGCGTGCTGGTCGCCGTGGGCCGCTCGCCCAATGGCAGGAAGATCGGCGCGGAGAAGGCCGGCGTGGGCGTGACCGACCGCGGTTTCATCCCGGTCGACCGCCAGATGCGCACCAACGTGCCACACATCTTTGCCATCGGCGATATCGTCGGCAACCCGATGCTGGCCCACAAGGCCACGCACGAAGGCAAGCTGGCGGCTGAAGTCGCTTCGGGCGAGAAGAAGGAGTGGGTGGCGCGGGTGATTCCGTCGGTGGCCTACACCAACCCGGAAATCGCCTGGGTCGGCGTGACCGAGACCGAAGCCAAGGCGCAGGGCCTGAAGGTCGGCGTGGCCAAGTTCCCGTGGGCCGCCAGCGGCCGCGCGATCGGCATCGGCCGCACCGAAGGCTTCACCAAGCTGATCTTCGACGAGGAAACCCACCGCATCATCGGCGGCGCGATCGTCGGCGTGCATGCCGGCGACCTGCTTGCCGAGATCGGCTTGGCCATCGAGATGGGTGCCGAAGCCGAAGACATCGGCCACACCATCCACGCCCACCCGACGCTCAGCGAGTCGGTGGCGATGGCCGCGGAAATCTACGACGGCACCATCACCGATCTGTACATTCCAAAGAAAAAGTAA